GCGATCAGCAGGCCGAAGATCGCCCCGAGGCGCCGATCGTCGCCGACGGCTCGCTGCGCATGATGTTCGCGAGGCACGTGAGCAGCCCCGCGCCGATGCCGCACACGAAGTAGTACCGCATGAACCGCGCGGCGCCCCACCGGACCTCGAGATCCCCCCCGAACATCCAGAGCGTGAGCATGTTGAAGACGAGATGCCAGATGTCGATCGTGTGGTGCAGGAACATGTACGTGATCGGCTGCCACAGCCAGAACTGGCGCAGCACGCGGACGGGATCGAGGGCGAAGAGATCCTGGATCTTGAACGTCGCCTCGGGTCCCGCCAGGAACTGCACGAGGTGGATCGCGACGTTCGCGATGACGAGAGCGCGGACGGCCGGCGTGAAGGGCGCCACA
Above is a window of Acidobacteriota bacterium DNA encoding:
- a CDS encoding rhomboid family intramembrane serine protease, which encodes MASRYDSRQIQLRVAPFTPAVRALVIANVAIHLVQFLAGPEATFKIQDLFALDPVRVLRQFWLWQPITYMFLHHTIDIWHLVFNMLTLWMFGGDLEVRWGAARFMRYYFVCGIGAGLLTCLANIMRSEPSATIGASGRSSAC